A region of Sphingobacteriales bacterium DNA encodes the following proteins:
- a CDS encoding bifunctional 3-deoxy-7-phosphoheptulonate synthase/chorismate mutase type II, whose amino-acid sequence MKLVKLKDWFDCNLEYPLIISGPCSAENEDQLISTALAIQKTGKVKILRAGVWKPRTRPGSFEGAGNIALQWLKKAKEMTGLLTTVEVTTPEDIEACLKHGIDILWIGARSTSNPVYVRKLAEALKGVDIPVLIKNPVYPDIDLWVGTIERFYNSGIRRLAAVHRGFFPFEKTSLRNIPKWEIPIELKRRIPEIPLICDPSHIAGHTAFIYEISQKALYLGMDGLMIECHINPKVALSDAKQQLTPDELTELLGKLHFTREDKTIVKPFKDLEMYREQLDSIDLQLIELLAQRMEIVEKIGVLKSHENLSIFQLRRWQKVIEQNLKVGKKLGLSKDFLLKLIS is encoded by the coding sequence ATGAAGTTGGTTAAATTAAAAGACTGGTTTGATTGTAATCTGGAATATCCCCTGATTATCAGCGGGCCATGCAGTGCGGAAAACGAAGATCAGCTGATTTCGACAGCGCTTGCCATCCAAAAGACAGGTAAAGTTAAAATCCTCAGGGCAGGCGTATGGAAACCACGTACCCGCCCCGGGAGTTTTGAAGGAGCCGGAAATATTGCCTTGCAGTGGTTGAAAAAAGCCAAAGAAATGACCGGACTTCTGACCACCGTTGAAGTTACCACCCCTGAAGATATTGAAGCTTGTCTCAAACATGGCATTGATATTTTGTGGATTGGTGCAAGAAGCACTTCCAATCCGGTATATGTCCGCAAACTGGCTGAAGCCCTGAAAGGGGTTGATATTCCTGTGCTGATTAAAAATCCGGTTTACCCCGATATTGACTTATGGGTCGGAACGATTGAAAGGTTTTACAATTCGGGTATCAGACGGCTGGCGGCTGTTCACAGGGGCTTTTTCCCTTTCGAAAAAACCTCTTTGCGCAACATCCCGAAATGGGAAATACCGATTGAACTGAAAAGACGAATTCCTGAAATCCCCCTGATCTGCGACCCGAGCCATATTGCCGGTCATACCGCCTTTATTTACGAAATATCTCAAAAAGCCCTTTATCTCGGTATGGACGGCCTGATGATCGAGTGCCATATCAATCCGAAAGTGGCTTTGAGCGATGCCAAACAGCAGCTTACACCCGATGAACTGACAGAATTGCTGGGAAAACTTCATTTTACGCGGGAAGACAAAACCATTGTCAAACCATTCAAAGACCTCGAAATGTATCGCGAACAGCTCGACAGTATTGACCTCCAGCTTATTGAGTTGCTTGCTCAGAGAATGGAAATTGTCGAAAAGATTGGGGTTTTGAAAAGCCATGAAAATCTTTCCATCTTTCAGCTCAGAAGATGGCAGAAAGTGATTGAGCAAAACCTGAAAGTCGGGAAGAAACTTGGACTTTCGAAAGATTTTTTGTTGAAACTAATTTCC
- a CDS encoding sulfotransferase produces MSSATNKEWLSQIPMFFIVGRSRSGTTLLRTLFDAHPNVIMPFESPFIWVLRNKYGKRKHWTIKHLTSFYHDLYKTNWKFKLWPVDKEKLLSDLLSLEGKTDYLTVCKCVHANYISTFQKKEIKWIGDKNPKYSIRLKTIEKMFPEVRYVHIIRDYRDHLYSMLKVNFLGSVIPEILYQWKYSARTVESFRKKKPEKIISIRYEELAKEPERVFGEICRFLNIPYEPSVLDFYKHEQEIKNSLDAGLLDKFQKSLFNPINTGRIKNWEGKLNEQIIKMADTIVGKYAERNGYERIYKKTDIQTVIRIIPRITIIRLYYLYRWTIGIFPSEIKAGIKRKLPSLPRLYFAIFPQDKKQFDGEQEKFSFRRG; encoded by the coding sequence ATGAGTTCAGCAACCAACAAGGAATGGTTAAGTCAAATACCCATGTTTTTCATTGTGGGGCGTTCCCGCTCAGGGACTACCCTGCTGCGCACCCTTTTCGATGCCCATCCCAATGTCATCATGCCGTTTGAAAGTCCATTTATCTGGGTTTTAAGAAATAAATACGGCAAAAGAAAACATTGGACAATAAAACACCTGACCAGCTTTTACCACGATCTGTATAAAACCAACTGGAAGTTTAAGCTATGGCCTGTTGACAAGGAAAAACTACTCAGCGACCTGCTGAGCCTTGAAGGAAAGACGGATTACCTGACGGTTTGTAAATGCGTCCATGCCAACTATATCTCTACATTTCAGAAAAAAGAGATAAAATGGATTGGTGACAAAAATCCAAAATATTCTATCAGGCTGAAAACCATAGAAAAGATGTTTCCGGAAGTCAGGTATGTGCATATTATCCGTGATTACCGTGATCATTTGTATTCCATGTTAAAGGTAAATTTTCTGGGCTCTGTCATCCCTGAAATACTTTATCAGTGGAAATATTCTGCCCGTACTGTTGAAAGTTTCCGTAAGAAAAAGCCGGAAAAGATTATCAGCATACGGTATGAAGAGCTTGCAAAAGAACCGGAAAGGGTTTTTGGTGAAATATGCAGGTTTCTTAATATTCCTTACGAACCATCAGTGCTGGATTTTTACAAACATGAACAGGAAATTAAAAACAGCCTCGATGCCGGATTACTTGACAAATTCCAGAAAAGCCTGTTCAATCCTATCAATACAGGCAGAATCAAAAACTGGGAAGGAAAACTTAATGAGCAGATTATCAAAATGGCAGACACCATAGTGGGAAAATATGCGGAAAGAAATGGTTATGAAAGAATTTACAAAAAAACTGATATTCAGACCGTAATACGTATTATTCCACGAATAACCATTATCCGGCTCTATTATCTTTACCGTTGGACAATCGGCATTTTTCCATCGGAAATAAAAGCCGGCATCAAACGAAAATTACCCTCATTACCACGCTTATATTTTGCTATTTTTCCTCAGGATAAAAAACAATTTGATGGAGAGCAGGAGAAGTTTTCTTTCAGACGCGGTTAG
- a CDS encoding flippase, whose protein sequence is MESRRSFLSDAVSVSTANILSTLMQIGCGVLIARLLGPEGNGLYTYLLVVPTLVGVVTRLGVKRSTVFFISKKTFSYEDVISSLIFIAVTTSLLGALITGGIFYFSDRNDITFTLSLFAILSIPLNVLINYSTGIFLAEGSIRKYNVLQWIPNFINLLLLIVFLFLLRWSVQGALLAYLSANLIMAFYAVRLVAENHPVRFQFNYHIIRNLLGLGLSFTIAGMLIKLHYRFDIVMLRHLSDLKEVGFYSLATRITERWQGPLTVGVVIYSRTALAEDINIFKDRVLGWIKISFLLGIMALVVLYFIVPYLIVFLYGQKFIPSIEMVQWILPGILMLIVSKTLISFFLGVGKAWSLVYIIFFSLIINISLNFIFIPKLGGKGAALTTDISYFVMGILMFILFTIRYKIPLKQIISLNQAEISMMKRFILRKKDRAGRKLREEQEMPNISEF, encoded by the coding sequence ATGGAGAGCAGGAGAAGTTTTCTTTCAGACGCGGTTAGTGTATCGACAGCAAACATACTTTCCACTCTGATGCAAATTGGCTGTGGAGTGCTGATAGCCCGATTGCTCGGACCTGAGGGAAATGGTTTATACACTTATCTGCTGGTTGTTCCAACCCTGGTCGGAGTGGTAACCCGACTGGGCGTTAAGAGGAGCACCGTATTTTTTATTTCAAAAAAAACTTTTTCTTACGAAGACGTAATATCTTCCCTTATTTTCATTGCTGTGACAACCAGCTTGCTGGGCGCTTTGATCACTGGCGGTATATTTTATTTCAGCGACAGAAACGATATAACGTTTACCCTCAGCTTGTTTGCCATTTTATCCATCCCGTTGAATGTACTGATCAACTACTCTACCGGAATTTTTCTTGCAGAAGGAAGTATTCGCAAATACAATGTGTTGCAATGGATACCCAATTTCATCAATCTCCTGCTTCTGATTGTGTTTCTTTTCCTGCTAAGATGGTCGGTGCAGGGTGCTCTTCTGGCTTATCTGTCTGCCAATCTGATAATGGCATTTTATGCGGTCAGGCTGGTTGCTGAAAACCATCCGGTTCGGTTTCAATTCAACTATCACATTATCAGGAACCTGCTTGGACTCGGGCTGTCTTTTACCATTGCCGGCATGCTGATTAAACTGCATTACCGCTTCGACATTGTCATGCTGCGTCATCTCAGCGATTTAAAGGAAGTCGGCTTTTATTCCCTGGCTACCCGTATTACTGAGCGCTGGCAGGGACCTCTGACCGTTGGCGTGGTCATTTACAGCCGTACTGCGCTGGCAGAAGACATCAATATTTTCAAAGACAGGGTGCTGGGTTGGATAAAGATTAGCTTTTTACTCGGAATAATGGCTCTGGTGGTCTTATATTTCATCGTCCCCTACCTGATTGTTTTTCTCTACGGACAGAAATTCATCCCAAGTATCGAAATGGTTCAATGGATACTCCCCGGTATCCTCATGCTGATAGTATCCAAAACACTGATCAGCTTTTTTCTGGGTGTCGGAAAAGCATGGTCACTCGTTTATATTATATTTTTCAGCCTGATTATCAACATTTCACTGAATTTTATCTTCATCCCGAAGCTGGGCGGAAAAGGAGCAGCCCTGACCACCGATATCAGTTATTTTGTGATGGGAATCCTGATGTTTATCTTGTTTACCATCCGCTATAAAATACCTTTAAAGCAAATCATTTCCCTTAATCAGGCAGAAATCAGCATGATGAAAAGATTTATTTTACGAAAAAAAGACAGAGCCGGCAGAAAACTCAGGGAAGAGCAAGAAATGCCTAATATTTCAGAATTTTAA
- a CDS encoding T9SS type A sorting domain-containing protein, translating to MKRKLLLSLLLMAVAVMLNAQNQSKNLSQTKKIMTAQSVSFPKLFNARNSELPDSLMNFTWNGSDWDTSDIEVYQYDANGNMISLIRRYFDYFTGQFINSYKNEKVYDQNGLILQETNYYWDSLKWMPSDRQTYRYVNGLRQFSSYEYYDNNQWVFSYGDSSVYTFNADKLPLTIINLSYDGMDMKWTPSQKMEISYGADKKPSAVVIYEWNNKWQQQARLGSLKWELGFEWENARPTAYVMQIFMLNKWVNYERYSARVNDGLMTVDSFYTWNSTINKWVDSVYTTYTYENGLLTERFQWQYRWDKKAWDTLEIEVHGYDNRGNEGFYQSGSKWGDWFEFWSSVRKTYTYSQSGRILEIVYENFDFYNNEWTFSNKVKYFYTSSSGILSAWPVSPTVFPNPASDKIFISGNGVYQMFDLKGQLLGQGNLKEGTNQIDISALPEGPFMLKINTEDGGSKVIKILKY from the coding sequence ATGAAAAGAAAATTGTTACTAAGCTTGTTACTGATGGCAGTTGCCGTCATGCTAAATGCACAGAATCAATCAAAAAACTTAAGTCAGACCAAAAAAATAATGACTGCTCAAAGTGTAAGTTTTCCCAAATTATTTAATGCCAGAAATTCAGAGCTGCCTGATTCGCTCATGAATTTTACATGGAACGGCTCCGACTGGGACACTTCCGATATTGAAGTTTATCAATATGATGCCAATGGAAATATGATTTCCTTGATCCGCAGGTATTTTGATTATTTCACAGGTCAGTTTATAAACAGTTACAAAAATGAAAAAGTATATGACCAGAACGGTTTAATACTTCAGGAAACCAATTACTATTGGGATTCTCTGAAATGGATGCCTTCCGACCGTCAGACCTACCGCTATGTCAATGGACTCAGACAGTTCAGCTCTTATGAGTATTATGATAACAATCAATGGGTGTTTTCCTATGGCGATTCTTCGGTTTATACCTTTAATGCCGACAAACTGCCTCTTACCATTATCAACTTGTCTTATGACGGTATGGACATGAAATGGACACCCTCACAGAAAATGGAAATTTCCTATGGTGCTGATAAAAAGCCCTCTGCAGTAGTCATTTATGAATGGAACAACAAATGGCAGCAGCAGGCCAGACTTGGCAGTCTGAAGTGGGAGCTGGGCTTTGAATGGGAAAATGCCCGGCCAACAGCTTATGTCATGCAAATTTTTATGCTGAACAAATGGGTGAATTATGAAAGATATTCGGCCAGGGTGAATGACGGTCTTATGACTGTGGATTCATTTTATACATGGAACAGTACGATAAACAAGTGGGTGGACAGTGTGTACACTACTTATACCTATGAAAACGGATTACTTACCGAGCGTTTTCAATGGCAGTACAGATGGGATAAAAAAGCCTGGGACACGCTTGAAATTGAGGTTCACGGATATGACAACAGAGGAAATGAAGGTTTTTATCAGTCAGGATCCAAGTGGGGAGACTGGTTTGAATTCTGGTCTTCTGTCAGAAAAACCTATACTTATAGCCAGTCAGGAAGAATTCTCGAAATTGTTTACGAAAATTTTGACTTTTACAACAACGAATGGACTTTTTCCAACAAGGTGAAATACTTTTACACATCCTCTTCAGGTATTTTATCTGCATGGCCTGTTTCACCTACGGTTTTTCCCAATCCTGCTTCCGATAAGATTTTTATTTCAGGTAACGGAGTTTATCAGATGTTTGACCTGAAGGGACAATTACTGGGTCAGGGAAATCTAAAGGAAGGCACCAATCAGATTGACATTTCTGCTTTGCCGGAAGGGCCATTTATGTTGAAAATCAATACCGAAGACGGGGGAAGCAAGGTCATTAAAATTCTGAAATATTAG
- a CDS encoding GNAT family N-acetyltransferase yields MKLIRYGIILSRLTRNELELLRFWRNSEQIRQNMIFREEITPEMQLKWFESIDNYNNFFYIIEYKGEKIGLIDNKGTDWNSGSTHSGLFIYEEKYRGTHIPVAASLILMQIGYGLLNVRETRIKVLRENQIAINYNTHLGFEICNDNPGEIYVEMIQKRESFSSLTMKLHQQLVKLTPGKDPYLYLILEPHDWKNGVAQGVSAELEKVDADKIIWRKEKNKIITVCMNI; encoded by the coding sequence ATGAAGCTGATCCGTTATGGCATTATCTTAAGCCGCCTTACCCGAAATGAACTTGAATTGCTTAGATTTTGGCGAAACTCTGAACAAATCCGGCAAAATATGATTTTCAGGGAAGAAATTACCCCTGAAATGCAACTGAAGTGGTTTGAAAGCATTGATAATTACAACAATTTTTTCTACATCATTGAATACAAGGGCGAAAAAATCGGGCTGATAGATAACAAAGGCACCGACTGGAACAGTGGTTCAACCCATTCTGGCTTGTTTATCTATGAAGAAAAATACAGGGGTACACATATCCCTGTTGCCGCTTCCCTTATTTTGATGCAGATTGGCTATGGTTTGCTGAATGTCAGGGAAACAAGAATTAAGGTTTTACGGGAAAATCAAATAGCGATAAATTATAATACTCATCTTGGTTTTGAAATTTGCAATGATAATCCAGGTGAAATATACGTGGAAATGATTCAGAAAAGAGAATCCTTTTCTTCACTGACCATGAAACTCCATCAGCAACTGGTGAAGCTTACACCCGGAAAAGACCCATATCTGTATTTGATTCTGGAGCCGCACGACTGGAAAAATGGTGTGGCACAAGGCGTCAGCGCTGAACTTGAAAAAGTAGATGCTGATAAAATTATCTGGAGAAAAGAAAAAAATAAGATTATTACGGTTTGCATGAACATTTAA
- a CDS encoding glycosyltransferase family 2 protein, translating into MQKNIDFSVIVPVFNSQQTLVELFSRTAETFGRLNVSFEVIFVEDGGSDQSWEVIQQLKNQFTEQIIAVKLSKNYGQHNAIFCGMGFASGNFIITLDDDLQIPPEEIEKLILAYNEKESDLVYGFFKRKKHSFIRNIASRFVKKGAKKVLDAPGEGSSFKMIKAELVKKILTHPQEFVFIDELLLWYTDDVAFCEVRHEKRQSGKSGYSKLKLFRLFTNLVIYYTTVPLKMMTIVGFLTSFFAFGFAIYRIYRKMNFNVPLGYTSIIVTILISTGILLFSMGILGEYLNRIYKVQNRKPPFSIRKILK; encoded by the coding sequence ATGCAAAAAAACATCGATTTTTCGGTTATCGTTCCTGTGTTCAACAGCCAGCAGACACTTGTTGAACTCTTTTCCCGAACAGCCGAAACCTTTGGACGACTGAATGTAAGTTTTGAAGTGATTTTCGTGGAAGATGGCGGATCTGATCAAAGCTGGGAGGTTATTCAACAGCTTAAAAATCAATTTACTGAACAAATAATTGCCGTCAAACTCTCCAAAAACTACGGACAACACAACGCTATTTTTTGCGGGATGGGTTTTGCCTCCGGTAATTTTATTATCACCCTTGATGATGATTTACAGATCCCACCTGAGGAAATTGAAAAACTCATTCTGGCTTACAATGAAAAGGAGTCTGACCTTGTTTACGGTTTTTTTAAAAGGAAAAAACACAGTTTTATCCGCAATATTGCCTCACGTTTTGTGAAAAAAGGAGCAAAAAAGGTACTGGATGCACCCGGGGAAGGTTCATCATTTAAAATGATAAAAGCTGAGCTGGTAAAAAAAATCCTTACTCACCCGCAGGAATTTGTTTTCATTGATGAATTGTTGCTCTGGTACACCGATGATGTGGCTTTTTGCGAAGTCAGGCATGAAAAAAGGCAGAGCGGAAAGTCAGGGTATTCGAAACTCAAACTTTTCAGACTTTTTACCAATCTGGTGATCTACTACACGACTGTACCACTGAAAATGATGACCATTGTTGGCTTTCTGACATCTTTTTTTGCTTTTGGCTTTGCTATCTATCGTATTTACAGGAAAATGAATTTCAATGTTCCGCTTGGTTATACTTCCATTATCGTTACCATTCTCATTTCAACAGGTATCCTGCTCTTTTCCATGGGAATACTGGGCGAATACCTTAATCGCATTTATAAAGTACAAAACCGCAAACCCCCCTTTTCAATCAGGAAGATTTTGAAATGA